Below is a genomic region from Methanosphaera sp. ISO3-F5.
TAGTTTTCTGGAAAATGCTAAAAACAAACAATCCAGATATGAAATATGTTTTAACTGATGAAAGATACTATCCTGATATTGATGGACATCCACCTGACAACATGCCAAAAGAAAACAATGACAACAATGGTATATACTTTGTAGGATATGTAATTAAAACAGAAACTGGTGGTATACACATAGATGGTGTAATTGTAGAATATCGTGTACCCGAACAAACATATGATGTAAACTTCACAGCTAGAAAAGTATGGAACGATTCAAACAATCAAGACGGTCTACGAACAAATACCGTTACAATACAATTATTAGCTGATGGTGAAAGATATGGGGATAACATAGTATTATATGCAGGAAATAATTGGACATATAATTATGTAAACTTGCCACGATACAATAAGAATTATCAGGAAATAAATTACACCATCAATGAATTAAATACTCCAACAGGATATAAAGCATCCATTAACAATTATGTTGTAACCAACACACACATCCCAGAAACTAAGAATATAGAAGTGTTCAAAGAATGGAATGATGATAACAACCGTGATGGAATAAGACCAAAAAGTATAACCGTAGATTTATATGCAAACAATGCATTAAAACAAACAGTAGTAATAAACAATACTAACTGGAGATACACATTCAGAAACCTCCCAGTATACAACAATGGAAACAAAATAAATTACACAGTACGTGAAAGAAACGTGAACAGATACACTACAAATATACGAAACATAAACAATGAATACATCATAACAAACACTTATATTCCAGCAACAAGAAATGTAACAGTCAATAAAAACTGGAACGACAACAATAACCAGGATGGAATAAGACCTACCAGCATAACAGTACAACTACTAAAAGATGAAACACCATACCAAAACCCAATAAGACTAACCAGGGACAACCATTGGACCTACACATTCAGAAACTTACCAGTAAACGAAAACGGAAATCCAATAACATATAGGATAATAGAAACAAGTATGCCAGAAGGATACACAGTAACAAACAAGGGACTAACAATCACAAACACACACATACCAGAAACAAAAGACATAGAAGTACTGAAAGAATGGGATGATGATCATAACAGGGATGGAATAAGACCCAGCCAAGTAACTGTAAACCTATTAGCTGATGGTGAAGTTATAAATACTGTTACACTAAACACTGCAAACTCATGGAGACATGAATTTGAAAACTTAGACGTTTACAGTAATGGAAGAAAAATCAATTATACCGTTCAAGAAATCAGAGTAAATAATTACACCACTACAATAACAGAAGTTAACAATGAATTCACCATACTAAACAAACACGTACCCCTCGTCAAAGAGGTTAATGTGATAAAAGTTTGGGATGATCATGACAACGAACATCAATTAAGACCAGACTCAGTGCAAGTACAATTATTTGCAGACGGAGAAAAATATGGTGAAACAACCACCCTTACCTCTAACGGAAATTGGAGACACACATTCACAAACCTACCAGTAAACTTTGACGGAAAAGAAATAATTTACGTAGTAAAAGAAGTCATACTACCAGAAGAATACTATAACACCATAAACGTAACAGGAAATACTATAACAATAACAAACATATTCGATCCAGAACATGCACACGTAAAAGTAATAAAAGAATGGGATGATAATCACGACAGTGATAAACTCAGACCAACATCAGTACAAGTACAATTATATGCAAACGGAGAAAAACAAGGAAACCCAGTAACACTAAGCCAAGCAAACTATTGGAGACACTCATTTGATAACCTGCTCAAATATGTTAACGACGAAGAAGTAAATTATACCGTTCAGGAAGTAACACCAGTAACAGGTTATACCAGTGAATTAAAAACACTTGCAAAAAATGAATATGCAATAGTAAATAAACACAACCCAGAAACAATCAACATAACAATCAACAAAGTATGGGAAGATGACAATAACCGTGACGGAATAAGACCAAACAATATCCAAATAGTCCTACTAAGTGATGGAGAAGTATATGAATCCAGAACATTATCCGAAAGAAATGGCTGGAAATACACATTCACAAACTTAAACAAAAACTTTGATGGTAAAGAAATAGTATACACAGTCGCAGAAATAGGATTAACTCCAGGATACATAACAACATACGATGGCTTCACAATCACCAACAAACACACACCAGAAACCATAGAAATAAACGTTGTAAAAGAATGGATAGCTAATTACAACCAGGACGGAATAAGACCAGAAACAATACAAGTACAACTAAACAAGAACGGAATAGCAACACAAAATATCACATTATCCGACAATAACAACTGGACACACATATTCAAAAACCTACCAAAATATGAAAACGGAGAAGAAATCAGTTACACAATCACAGAAACACCAGTACCACAATACACAACCACAGTAACAAATGAAAACAACAAAGTAATAATACGAAACGTACACATTCCAGAAACTATTAACATAACAATTAATAAAGTCTGGAAAGACAACAACAACCAAGACGGAATAAGACCCGACAGAATACGCGTAGCATTACTAAGAAACGGTGAAGAAATTGACAGAGTAACACTATCCGAGAACAATAGCTGGAAATACACATTCAAAGACTTAGACAAAAATTATAATGGAAAACCTATAAAATACACAATAGACGAAATAGGAATACCAACTGGATACAAAGTACAATACAATGGATATACCATAACCAATATACACACACCCGAAACAATGGATGTGATCGTGATTGTTGAATGGGATGACCTAGATGATATAGATGAGATCAGACCAGAAAATGTGACAATCACACTATATAAAAATGATGAACCTATCAAGAATATAAGCATTTCACCAGATGATGATTGGAGAACAATCTTTGAAGACTTACCAATATATGAGAATGGAACACCAATCAACTATACTGCAGATGAAATATTACCAAATGGTTACACAAGAACCATAGAAATAAACGGCAACGAAATAATAATCACAAACATACACAGACCAGAAGAAATCAACATAACTGTGAAAAAAGTTTGGGATGATGACAACAACAGAGATAAGCTAAGACCTGAACTCATCACCATACAGTTATTAGCTAACGGAGAAAAATACAGGACAGTTACACTAAGAGCTATAGACCTATGGGAATACTCATTCACAAACCTACCTAAAACAAAGAAAGGCGTGGACATAGTATATACCATTAAAGAGTTAGATAATATTAAAAATTACACTACAAAAATTAATGGATACACAATAACAAATGTTCACACTCCAGAAACTGTTGATGTGAAAGTTAACGTTGAATGGGACGACCTAGATGACCAAGATGGTATCCGACCAGAAAATGTGACCATTATCCTGTATAAGGATGATGAACCTATCAAGAATGTGACTATAACTCCTGATGATGATTGGAAAACTATCTTCGAAGACTTACCAAAATATGAAAACGGAACACCAATCAACTACACAGCCGATGAAATATTACCTGATGGTTACACAAGAACCATAGAAATAGGTGATAATGAAATAAACATCACTAATATTCACAGACCTGAAACAATAGATGTGAAAGTTGATATAGTATGGGATGACCTTGATGATCAAGATGGTATACGACCTGATACAGTTACTGTTATCTTATATGAAAATGGTAAGCAAATCAAGGATGTTGTAGTGACAAAAGATAACTGGAGCACAATATTTGATAACTTACCTAAATATAAGGATGGTAAACTAATCAAGTACACTGTTGATGAAGTATTACCGGATGGTTATACCAGAACAATTACAGCTGATGGCAACCATTTCACAATAACTAATATTCACAGGCCAGAAACAGTAGATGTTCCTGTAAGAATTGAATGGGATGACCTTGAAGACATTGATGGAATAAGACCTGATACAGTAACTTTAGTCTTATATGCTGATGGAAAAGAAGTTAAAAAGATCACGGTTTCACCAGATGATGACTGGAATATAATATTTGATAACTTACCTAAATATGATAATGGTAAATTAATCAAGTATACCGTTGATGAAATAACACCAAATGGTTACACTAAGACAATTACTGAAGAAGACGGTGGATTCGTAATAACTAATGTTCACAGACCACAACTTGTATGGACTTGGAAATTGGTTGAAATCATACCAGAGAATAAACCAATTGATAGACCTGACAATCCATCAGATGATAGGCCTGCAAGAATAAATGGATACAGATACAGTTCATATAATACATGGAATGTACAGTCAAGATACTATAAATATTCAAGATACAATGGATACAGGTATAACTGGTACAGATCTAGTGGGTACCGATATAACAGGTACAATGGACATGGTCATAGCATACCATTATTCACTAAATACCTTTACAGGTTATACATACAATTGTATAATGAGTACTTATCAGGAAAAATATCATTTGCAGATTTCATAGTTATACTGTCAAAAGAAGGATTAGATCCTGAAATAGTTCATTTCAACGAAAATGGTACTATAACAATAGATTATGAAGATCTTGAAGATGTACCTGATTCAATAACTGTTGAATATAAAAATGATGATATTCCTTCAACTAGTGATGATATTAACACAACTAATCCTGATAATTATGACAAACCAGTAATTGATGCGGGTGAAGTAAAAGTTCCATCATCTACACAACATTCCAATAATGGTGATAGCAGTAGTAATGTTGCAAGCATTAATAGTGCTAGTAGTAGTTCTTCTGGCAGTAATAATGCTGGAAGTTCTGCTCCAAGTGTTTCACAATCAAGTGCAGATGTAGAAGAATAATTAAAAATTTTCTTTCATTTTTTTTCCTTTTTTTTAGATTGATGTATTAATACTCTATTTTTCAATAAACATGTTATGTGGTTTTTCCAATTAATAGGAAATATTACTCAGATTAATTAATTACTAGTTTTATTTAAACTTTATTTTTGCTCATTATAGAAAAGTTAATGTTTAATGTTTTTTAAATATTTAATCAAAGAAGTATTATTTTTAGGTGTATATCATCTTTTTCTAAAAGAGTGGTATCTTTAAATATTTATATGAATTATTATATTTTTTTTTATTGTTTGAGTTGGATTATTATGAATATTGATAAGCTAGTTGGTAATACGCCAATGATTAAGATTGACTATGAATATGAAGGAAAAATAAGCAGCATATATTCTAAGCTTGAATTTTATAATTATTCTGGTAGTATAAAAGATAGGATTGCATTGTATATTATTCAGAAAGAACGTGAAAATGGTAATTTAAGCGAAGGTCAAAGTATTGTTGAAGTAACCAGTGGAAATACGGGTATAGCGTTCAGTGCTATTGGTGCACTTTTTGGACATGATGTTCATATTTTCATGCCAGATTGGGTGTCATTAGAAAGAAGAAAATTGATTGAAATGTATGGTGCACATGTACACCTAGTTTCTAAAGAAGAAGGCGGATTTAAAAGAGCACTTGAATTGGCTGAAGACTTTGCTAATGAAACAGGAGCATACAGGCCACTACAATTTGATAATGAATTAAATGTTGAGGCACAATATAAAACTACCGGTCAAGAAATCATAGATGAGTTACCTGGAGTGAATGCTTTTGTTTCTGGTATTGGGACTGGTGGAACTTTGATGGGTGTTGGAAAAAGATTGAAAGAAAACAATCCAAGTTCAAAAGTTTTTGCCTTGGAGCCTTCCACGTTATCTATTCTTAAAATGGGTATGGAAGAGGGCAGTCATATGATTGAAGGAATTGGTGATGATTTCATACCGGGCATAGTGGATGAGGATTTGATTGATGATATTGTTTTGATTGATGATTGTGATGCTATTAATATGGCTAAACTTATTGCTAAGGAGTTTGGGTTGGGTATTGGAATTTCTGGTGGTGCTAATTTCTTGGCTAGTGTTTTGATGGATGATGATGATTTAAGGATTGCCACTGTTTTTCCTGATGATAATAAGAAGTATATAACTACTAAGTTGTCTGAAGATATTGATAATAAGCCTGGTTTATTTTCAAACAAGATTAAACTGATTGGTTTCGAAGTGTTATGATATATTTTTTTTTACTCCCACAATGGTGTTACCTTTAGGGTAACACACTTCTCTTTTTTTGATACCTTTAAATACTATACAAATAAATTTAATAATAGAAGTTTATAATTAAGAGTAAATTTCTACAAGTTAACTATTAAACATTTATCTAAAAATGATTGGTGAATTAGGTGCATCAATCATAATCCATCAATATTGGATTATAAAAAAAATTAATTTATATTATGTATTTATCAATGGAGTGAAAATATGTCTTTATTAAATGATAGTGAATACTTAATTACTGAAAAAGATATTGATCCAACATTCAAAGAAGAAATCATGGCAAACGGATCAGACAGTTTAGCAATCTGTTACCAATGTGGTACATGTTCAGGAGCATGTCCTTCAGGTAGAAGAACCCCTTACATGATCAGAAGATTAGTAAGAAAAGCATTAATGGGAATGAAAGAAGATGTTATCTCAGATGATGCACTTTGGATGTGTACAACCTGTTATGAATGTCAAGAAAGATGTCCTCGTGACATAAAAATCGTAGAAATTGTTAAAGCAATCAGAAATGTAGCAGCACACGAAGGTTACATGGCAAAAGCACACAAAATGACTGGATCATTTGTAGCAAAAACAGGTCATGCAGTACCTATCAACGATGCAACAAAAGCTTTAAGAAAAGAAATTGGATTATCAGAAGTACCACCAACAACTCATGCAGATGCAGCAGCATTAGAAGAAGTACAAACTTTAATCAAAGCAACAGCATTTGATGAATTAATTGGATATGACTGGGCTTCCGGTGAATTAAAAGAATAATTTTGAAGATTTAATAGGAGGATATTAATATGGCATATGCTTATTTCTTAGGATGTATTATGAACAACAGATACCCTGGAATTGAAAAATCAACCAGAGTAATGATGGACAAATTAGGTGTAGAATTAGCAGATATGGAAGGAGCTTCCTGTTGTCCTGCACCAGGTGTATTCGGTTCTTTTGATAAAGAAACCTGGGCAACAATCGCAGCAAGAAACATAACAATTGCAGAAGATATGGGAGCAGAAATATTAACCGAATGTAACGGATGTTTCGGTTCACTCCACGAAGCTAACGACTTATTAAAAGAAGATGCAGACCTAAAAGGTAAAGTAAACGCATCACTCTCAGAAGTAAACCGTGAATTCAAAGGTTCAACCGGTGTAAGACACTTCGCAGAAGTATTATACAACGATGTAGGTCTAGAAAAACTTGCAGAAGTAATGGAAAAAGACTTAAACTTAAATGTTGCAGTACACTACGGATGCCACTTCTTAAAACCAAGTGATGAATTACAAATAGACAACCCTAAAAATCCAAAAATCTTAGATGAACTTGTAGAAGTTACTGGAGCTAAATCAGTACCATACGCAGACAAAATGATGTGTTGTGGAGCAGGTGGAGGTTTAAGAGCAAGAGACAAAGCTGTAACAACCAGTTTCACCAAAGAAAAATTAGACAACATGTCAGCAGCTAACGTAGATGCTATCGTAGATGTATGTCCATTCTGTCACATGCAATTCGATGTAGGACAAACTGAAGTTAACGAACAATACGGAACAAACTTTGCAATTCCTGTATTACACTTAGCTCAATTATACGGATTAGCAATGGGCTTATCACCAGAAGAATTAACACTTGACAAACAAGTAGTTGATCCTACTGAATTAGTTGAAAAAATGAACACACCTAAAGAAGCAGCAGAATAAATTAAGTGTTCCTATAATATAACTTTAACTAGTTATATTCCTTAACCACCCCATTTTCATTATTAGAAAATTACTGTTTTTAAAAGAATTTTTCATGAGTTATAGTTTTATAGTTAAAGATGTTATTTATTTAAAAAAAGAGTAAAAGTAATTGGTATTAATTCTATAAGAAGAGATTCATTCATTTAAACGAATCTTCTTATAGGTGTTGTATTATTTTTAGGGTACTCTGCCTGGTTTTATCTGTTTTTTAATTAGTATTCCAAGATAAGTTAATGCTCCTGATACAATAATTGCTAGTAATGTAGGGCCTAGAACTATTGAATCAACATATCCTGTTAGTGTATATGTTATAAATCCGGCAAACCATGCAAACATGTTCCAATACCAATTATTTGTTTTATTTTCTTGTTTTGTACAGTAATATGAAATTAATAGAACTGCTGCCATTGGTGCAAATACTGATGATATAAGGTATAAGAAATTAATATAGTAATTCATTATACCTGATATTGCGAGTATGGCACTTATTGCACTAACAATTATACCTACTATTTTGGGATTAAGTTTATTATATATGACTTTTGCAGATTCTCCTGCTGAATTTGCTGCCATGAAGTTTGTGGTGACTGTGGAAATTACTATGATTATTATTCCTGATATTCCCAGGTTTGCTAGTAGGATTGCTTGTGCGATGGTAACTGTTGGTCCAATATTTGCAATTTCTATTCCTATAAAGTACATCCATATGCTTGCTATTGTATATGCTAGTGCTGATATTAATGTTGCTTTAAGTGGTTTTTCAGCATCTTTGGTGTAGTCTGATATTACGGGTAGCCAGGATATTGGCATGGCTATTGATATTTCAAAGATATTCCAGAAGCTTAGGGGGTTGTTGTTTATCGGTTGTGTTATTGGTAATATGCTTGTTGGGTTTATGTTTAATAATTTTATTGATAGTGCTGCTAGTAATATTGTGAGTATTATCATGACTACTGTTGTGATTTTGGATATGCGTTGGAGGCCTATATATACGTATATTGCTATTAGTATTGCTAGGATTATGCATATTGTTGGGAATGATATTGGAAGATTTAGGCTGGTTATTGCGGTTGCTCCTTGTGCGTTTAGTACTGCGACCCATGCTACTAGTTGTAGTACGTTTAGTGTTGCGAAAAATTTTGCTCCGTATTTGCTGAAGGTTTTTGTTGTCATTTCCATTGCATTTGTTCGTAATGATGCTCCGATGTATCCTACTAGGAAGAGTAGTATTCCTCCTAGTATGTGTCCTAGTATTAGTGGTAGCCATGATGAACTTATTGTGGATGCGTTTCCTATTCCTATTCCTGCTTCTATTTCTGATACTGATATTGCTACTCCAAACCATATTATTGCATTTGTTAATAGATTTGTGCGATTTTTCATTTTGTTTCCTTTTATTTTTTGTATTATTATTTTTTTTTGGGTTCTATTATTATATTCTTTTGGCTTCTATAAAAATATAACTATTGTTATAAAAGTTTGGATAATCCATAATATTAACTATTATAGAATATAAATATAATATAAGAAAATAAAATTAAAATTAAAGAAACAAATAAAATATAAATTAATATTAATATAACTCTTAGGAGATTTTTTTTATGCAGAAATTTATTGTAGAATTAATTGGAGTATTTACTCAAAAAGACCTACCAGAAGATTATGAAAAATTTGTTGAATACAAAGCAACCATGTTAAACAGAGAAGTTTCCGAAACTGATAAAATAGCCGTATTAAAAGTTAAAGATACAACAAGTTACCAAATATTATTCCTAGATGACTATAACTCTATGGATGAAATAGATAAAGAAATTGATGAAACATTAGACGGTAAAATTTACAACTTTAACATTAGAAAAATATTAGAAGGTCATCTCAATGGCTAGTCAAGAATTACAAGACCCGTTAGAACAGAGATGGGTTGTTCTTGATCATTTATTAAAAATTTTGAATAAAAAATATGATGTTCCCAGTGGAGTAATTAAAAATCTTCAATATGCCCGATCATTAACTAGCTTTTATCTTCAAGATCCTACAGAACCTGATCGTGCCAAGGAATTACCCAATATCGATTCATTACTCAATAATGCTGAAACAACTTTAATGGGTATGGCAGGTATGGAAGGAGAAGATTTTGTTGCTGAGTGGGAACAAAAGTTATTAGATGCTTCTAAAGGTAAAGAAGTTTTCAAGCAATCTAAGATTCAATCAAAATTTATACCTGGTATGCCAGCAAATTTTGATTTTGTAAGATTTAACTTCAAACAACCTATTCATGAGGAACGGTTCATAGAAATATGTGAATACGAAAATGTTATCATAGAATTTGATGATAATGATTTGTCCGTTTTTGTATTCGGCGAAAATGATAATATTCAAAAAGCATTAAAGGAGATGGCTCCTTTTTATGCTGAACAATTATCAGAAATATGAATTAAAATTTCATTCTTTTTTTATTTTTTCTATTTTTTTCTTATTTTTTTTAAAATAATACATTTTTTTCCGTAAAGTCTATTAATATTAAAAAATATAACATAGTTTATTGATATTTAATTAGATGGAGTTATTTTTAAAATGAAAATTTTGATGATTACTGATATTCATAGTAATCCTAAAAAAATATATGATTACTTAGATGAAAATTCTGTAGATGAAATAATAGTTACTGGTGATGTAACAGAGTTTGGTCCAGAAGAACTCTTCGTAGACACTTTGGATAAACTTACAGACTATGCTAATGTTCATGCATTATTTGGTAACTGTGATCCAAAGAATTCACCAGAATTACTTGACAAATCAAAAGCAATAAATATACATGACAATGTCTCAAACATAAACAATATAAAACTAGTAGGATTTGGTGGCTCAAACCCAACACCATTCGACACAACAAACGAATTCTCTGATGAAATATTATACAATGAATTAAATAAATACTCCGAAGAATTATCATCAGATTCTTTCACAATACTAGTAACACACGCACCACCACTAAACACAAACGCAGACAAAATAGAATCAGGAGCACACGTAGGAAGCAGTGGAATAAGACAAATAATAGAAGAAACACAACCAACACTAAACCTATGCGGACACGTACACGAATCAATAGGCCAAGATAAAATAGGAAACACCACAATAATAAATCCAGGAGACGCATCAACAGGACACGCATGTATAATAGAATTAAACGAAGATGATATCCAAAACAAAAACTTAAATATTCAATTAATAACCATAGAATGAGGAAAAAAATCATGTCCAAATTTAAAGAAGAAGACGTATACATTTTTAACCCAGAAAGAGAATGCATGAGCAGAGAAGACCTAAAAGAACTACAATTAAGAAGATTACAGAAAGTAGTAAAATATGCATACGAAAACGTGGAATTCTACAAAAAACTATACGATGAAGCAGGAGTAAAACCAGAAAACATAAAAACACTAGAAGACATACAAAAACTACCATTCATAACAAAAGATGACCTAAGAAAAACATACCCATTCGACTTACAAGCAGCACCAAAAGAAGACTGGGTAGAAGTACATTCAACAAGTGGAACAACAGGAATTCCAACAGTAGCAGCATACACCCAAAAAGACATAGAAATCTGGGGAGAATGTGTGGCACGTGGACTAGCAAGTGTAGGAGTACATAAAAATGATGTAGTAAATGTAGCATATGGATTCGGATTATTCACTGGAGGACACGGAGCACAATACGGAGCACAAAAAATAGGAGCACTAGCAGTACCAATGTCCTCAGGAAACACCCAAAAACAAATGAACTTCCTCAGAGATTTCCCTGCAGATTTCCTCTGTTGCACACCATCATATGCACTATACTTAGCAGAATCCTTCGAAAAAGAAGGCATAGACCCAAAAACAATTCCACTACGGGGAGGAGTATATGGGGCAGAAATGTGGACTGAAGAAATCAGACAAAAACTAGAGAATAAGTTCGGCATATCCGCACAAAACATTTACGGTTTAACAGAAGTAATAGGCCCTGGAGTGTCAACAGAATGTCATATTAAAGATGGAATGCACATCGCAGAAGATCATTTTTACCCAGAAATAATTGATCCTGAAACATTAGAAGCACTACCTGAGGGTGAAGAAGGAGAAATAGTATTCACTTCACTTACAAAAACAGGAATGCCTGTAATAAGATACAGAACAAAAGATTTAACTTCATTAAACTATGATAAATGTGAATGTGGAAGAACAACAGTACGTATGAGTAGAATTACTGGACGTAGCGATGACATGCTTAAAGTTAAAGGAGTAATTGTATTCCCTAAACAAATTGAAGAAGTCATTATGAAAATGGATGAACTATCTCCAGCATATCAAATAATAGTATCAAGACCAGGTACACTTGACCAAATAGAAGTACAAGTGGAACTTGACCAAGCCAACTTTACAGATTCATTAATTAACTTAGCTACTTTCAAACAAACTATAGCTAAGAAAATCAAGGAAGCAATTGGTATTGGTGTTAAAGTAACATTAGCAGAACCATACTCCTTACCAAGAAGTGAAGGAAAAGCAGTAAGAGTAATTGATCAAAGAGATTTTAGTTAGGGATGATAAAAAATGGCAATAAAACAATTATCAGTATTTTTAGAAAACAAACAAGGAAGACTTTGGAAAGCATTAAACACATTAAAAACAGAAAACATTGATATAAGAGCATTATCTATTGCAGATACATCCGATTTTGGTATATTGAGGATAATAGTATCTGATACTAAGAAAGCTAAAGAAGCACTTGAAAAAGAGTTTGCAGTAAGTATTGCAGATGTACTTGCAATTGAGGTTGAAGATCAGCCGGGTGGATTGGAAGCAGCTCTGTTATTATTAAATGATAATAATGTTAATGTTGAATATATTTATGCTTTTGTTGAAAAGAAAACTTCAAAAGCATTGGTTGTTCTAAGAACAGAGGATAATGAGTTATCGTTATCTTTATTAAAAGATAATGGTTTTTCAGTTGTTGAAGATGAAGCATATACAATATAATTTGTATATGCCCTTTTTTTATCTATTTTTTGTAGAATT
It encodes:
- a CDS encoding DUF749 family protein codes for the protein MQKFIVELIGVFTQKDLPEDYEKFVEYKATMLNREVSETDKIAVLKVKDTTSYQILFLDDYNSMDEIDKEIDETLDGKIYNFNIRKILEGHLNG
- a CDS encoding DUF2096 domain-containing protein gives rise to the protein MASQELQDPLEQRWVVLDHLLKILNKKYDVPSGVIKNLQYARSLTSFYLQDPTEPDRAKELPNIDSLLNNAETTLMGMAGMEGEDFVAEWEQKLLDASKGKEVFKQSKIQSKFIPGMPANFDFVRFNFKQPIHEERFIEICEYENVIIEFDDNDLSVFVFGENDNIQKALKEMAPFYAEQLSEI
- a CDS encoding metallophosphoesterase, which translates into the protein MKILMITDIHSNPKKIYDYLDENSVDEIIVTGDVTEFGPEELFVDTLDKLTDYANVHALFGNCDPKNSPELLDKSKAINIHDNVSNINNIKLVGFGGSNPTPFDTTNEFSDEILYNELNKYSEELSSDSFTILVTHAPPLNTNADKIESGAHVGSSGIRQIIEETQPTLNLCGHVHESIGQDKIGNTTIINPGDASTGHACIIELNEDDIQNKNLNIQLITIE
- a CDS encoding phenylacetate--CoA ligase — translated: MSKFKEEDVYIFNPERECMSREDLKELQLRRLQKVVKYAYENVEFYKKLYDEAGVKPENIKTLEDIQKLPFITKDDLRKTYPFDLQAAPKEDWVEVHSTSGTTGIPTVAAYTQKDIEIWGECVARGLASVGVHKNDVVNVAYGFGLFTGGHGAQYGAQKIGALAVPMSSGNTQKQMNFLRDFPADFLCCTPSYALYLAESFEKEGIDPKTIPLRGGVYGAEMWTEEIRQKLENKFGISAQNIYGLTEVIGPGVSTECHIKDGMHIAEDHFYPEIIDPETLEALPEGEEGEIVFTSLTKTGMPVIRYRTKDLTSLNYDKCECGRTTVRMSRITGRSDDMLKVKGVIVFPKQIEEVIMKMDELSPAYQIIVSRPGTLDQIEVQVELDQANFTDSLINLATFKQTIAKKIKEAIGIGVKVTLAEPYSLPRSEGKAVRVIDQRDFS
- a CDS encoding acetolactate synthase, whose translation is MAIKQLSVFLENKQGRLWKALNTLKTENIDIRALSIADTSDFGILRIIVSDTKKAKEALEKEFAVSIADVLAIEVEDQPGGLEAALLLLNDNNVNVEYIYAFVEKKTSKALVVLRTEDNELSLSLLKDNGFSVVEDEAYTI